Proteins from one bacterium genomic window:
- the tatA gene encoding twin-arginine translocase TatA/TatE family subunit, with protein MLGGLGVTELIIILVIVLIIFGAGKLPKIAKSIGEGIKEFKKATKEKESKEETKEEKKEEPPQ; from the coding sequence ATGCTGGGAGGGCTGGGTGTAACGGAACTAATAATTATCCTGGTCATTGTTCTAATTATCTTCGGTGCTGGTAAGTTACCCAAAATTGCAAAATCTATAGGAGAAGGAATCAAAGAATTCAAAAAGGCAACTAAAGAAAAAGAGTCTAAAGAAGAAACGAAAGAGGAAAAGAAGGAAGAGCCGCCGCAATAA
- a CDS encoding carboxypeptidase-like regulatory domain-containing protein gives MKKLFPFTLIVIVSFCLLLGCGGAGKAGGTIVGKVNNTFQGGGVEGAKVTLTLDETELTATTDSSGNFTFSGLSPEIYTIMVTKEGFFDNKVEAKVENGKETKVDIGLIVAFGGT, from the coding sequence ATGAAGAAATTATTTCCGTTCACTCTAATAGTAATAGTTAGTTTCTGTCTACTGCTGGGATGTGGAGGTGCTGGAAAAGCAGGGGGGACTATTGTGGGCAAAGTGAACAATACGTTCCAGGGCGGAGGCGTTGAGGGCGCAAAAGTAACCTTGACTTTGGATGAGACAGAACTTACAGCGACTACAGATAGTTCCGGGAATTTCACTTTTTCCGGTCTTTCTCCAGAAATCTACACAATTATGGTGACTAAAGAGGGTTTTTTTGATAATAAAGTAGAAGCTAAAGTCGAGAACGGGAAAGAAACTAAGGTTGACATCGGTCTGATAGTTGCCTTCGGTGGCACCTGA
- a CDS encoding hydrogenase maturation protease produces the protein MKRILRADKVVVLGVGNLLLRDEGVGVHLIQKLREMEIDKRVRLVDGGTSILDCIPRAEEVAKLIIVDAIKLGGKPGKTYKIRVDDSLLKGARGMTSLHQLGVVETLAIARKMGELPHTVIIGIEPKDIGYGLELSPEIERRTGEMVNLILDEVGDKRN, from the coding sequence GTGAAAAGGATATTGAGAGCGGATAAAGTAGTCGTTCTGGGAGTGGGTAACCTGTTGTTAAGAGATGAAGGAGTAGGTGTCCACCTTATTCAGAAACTCAGGGAAATGGAAATCGACAAAAGAGTTAGACTTGTAGATGGAGGAACTTCTATTTTGGATTGTATTCCTCGGGCGGAAGAAGTTGCCAAATTGATTATTGTGGATGCTATCAAACTGGGAGGTAAACCGGGGAAAACTTATAAAATACGTGTGGATGACTCTCTTCTTAAAGGTGCAAGGGGAATGACTTCATTGCACCAGCTGGGTGTGGTGGAGACACTTGCCATAGCTCGGAAGATGGGCGAACTTCCCCACACAGTCATAATCGGGATTGAGCCGAAAGATATAGGTTACGGACTGGAATTGTCTCCTGAGATAGAGAGAAGAACGGGGGAAATGGTTAATCTAATCCTCGATGAAGTTGGGGATAAGAGGAATTAA
- a CDS encoding carboxypeptidase-like regulatory domain-containing protein, whose amino-acid sequence MKRWVIFGMVLVVAGMLIMGCEKAPEGTGVYGKVIDKETKKPVEGVTITITALKHVTEASPQVWAVTATTDNLGNYSLPELEPGNYAITVTKPGYFAYSLSELVVKEKKMKKLNIRLEASFLGG is encoded by the coding sequence ATGAAAAGGTGGGTTATTTTTGGAATGGTGCTCGTGGTAGCAGGGATGTTAATTATGGGATGTGAGAAGGCTCCCGAAGGGACGGGTGTTTATGGGAAAGTAATTGATAAGGAGACAAAAAAGCCTGTTGAAGGTGTGACAATAACTATTACTGCATTGAAGCATGTTACCGAAGCCTCTCCCCAAGTCTGGGCTGTAACTGCAACTACGGATAATTTGGGAAATTATAGTTTGCCAGAGCTCGAGCCCGGCAATTATGCAATCACAGTCACGAAGCCGGGATATTTTGCTTATTCGCTCAGTGAGCTTGTGGTGAAAGAAAAGAAAATGAAGAAACTTAATATTCGATTGGAAGCTTCTTTCTTGGGAGGGTAA
- the tatA gene encoding twin-arginine translocase TatA/TatE family subunit, with protein sequence MRNPLFGVGMQELVVILVLVLILFGPRRLPEVGRAIGKAVRQLRRATQDFREAIEQEPPEEIRKEVEKKLSENISREEGEKDIESG encoded by the coding sequence GTGAGAAATCCTTTGTTTGGCGTGGGAATGCAGGAATTAGTCGTTATCCTTGTTCTGGTGTTGATACTTTTTGGTCCTCGTAGATTGCCCGAGGTGGGCAGGGCTATTGGAAAGGCTGTGAGACAGTTGAGGAGAGCCACGCAGGATTTTCGCGAGGCCATTGAACAGGAGCCTCCGGAAGAGATAAGAAAAGAAGTAGAAAAGAAACTGTCTGAAAACATTTCCCGGGAAGAAGGTGAAAAGGATATTGAGAGCGGATAA